Proteins co-encoded in one Kribbella solani genomic window:
- a CDS encoding dihydrofolate reductase family protein: protein MKVVLTEFVTLDGVSQGPGSPTEDISDGFTRGGWLVPYFDEAFVRQTVDWLARADGLLLGRRTYEAFARDWPRITDPDDPFTVRMNALPKYVVSTTLAEANWRPATILTGLADVGELKQSSGGELQIHGSARLGNALLKAGLIDVVRLVVAPTIIGSGRRLFEHPGDTAGLRLTEQAATPSGLLLLEYETVGAAPVAEYEGVSAFV from the coding sequence ATGAAGGTTGTGTTGACCGAGTTTGTGACGCTTGACGGGGTAAGTCAGGGGCCGGGTTCGCCGACCGAGGACATCAGTGACGGCTTCACGCGGGGTGGCTGGCTGGTGCCGTACTTCGACGAGGCGTTTGTCCGGCAGACCGTCGACTGGCTCGCCCGTGCCGACGGTCTCCTCCTCGGGCGGCGTACGTACGAAGCCTTCGCCCGTGACTGGCCGCGAATCACCGATCCGGATGACCCCTTCACCGTACGAATGAACGCCTTGCCCAAGTACGTCGTGAGTACCACGCTCGCCGAGGCGAACTGGCGACCGGCCACGATCTTGACGGGCCTGGCCGACGTCGGGGAACTGAAGCAGAGCAGCGGAGGTGAGCTGCAGATCCACGGCAGCGCGAGGCTCGGCAACGCCCTCCTGAAGGCGGGCCTGATCGATGTCGTCCGATTGGTGGTCGCGCCAACGATCATCGGTTCCGGTAGGCGCTTGTTCGAGCATCCGGGCGACACGGCAGGTCTACGGCTGACCGAGCAGGCGGCGACACCGAGCGGTCTCCTGCTGCTCGAGTACGAGACCGTCGGCGCCGCGCCGGTGGCCGAGTACGAAGGGGTCAGCGCGTTTGTCTGA
- a CDS encoding phosphotransferase, which translates to MTELHQDGRAGIDAALVQRLIARQFPQWAELPVTPVKIDGWDNRTYRLGSELTARLPTHASYVAAVDKEHQWLPVLAPQLPVAIPTAVAKGSPGEGYPHPWAIRRWIDGRTASPETVPDLSEFALAVADFILALQRVDATDGPLAGDHSFHRGAPPEYYHDETMQALTALKGRIDADLALEVWKAALASPWDRPAVWFHGDIASGNLLVRDGRLAAVIDFGTSGVGDPACDLVIAYGFFSGTSREVFREAVGQDDAMWARARGWALWKALITENLPIIDVVLADHVRQTR; encoded by the coding sequence GTGACCGAACTTCATCAAGACGGGCGCGCCGGTATCGACGCGGCACTCGTCCAGCGACTGATCGCACGGCAGTTCCCGCAGTGGGCCGAGCTGCCGGTGACTCCGGTCAAGATCGACGGCTGGGACAACCGGACGTACCGGCTGGGCTCCGAGCTGACCGCTCGGCTGCCCACGCACGCCAGCTACGTCGCCGCCGTGGACAAGGAGCACCAGTGGCTTCCGGTGCTCGCGCCGCAGCTGCCGGTCGCCATCCCGACCGCGGTCGCGAAGGGATCACCAGGCGAGGGCTATCCGCACCCCTGGGCAATTCGTCGCTGGATCGACGGCCGGACCGCTTCGCCCGAGACGGTGCCCGACCTGTCCGAGTTCGCCCTCGCGGTCGCGGACTTCATCCTCGCGCTGCAGCGCGTCGACGCCACCGACGGACCGCTCGCCGGCGACCACAGCTTCCACCGCGGCGCGCCCCCGGAGTACTACCACGACGAGACCATGCAGGCGCTCACGGCGCTGAAGGGGCGGATCGACGCCGACCTCGCCCTGGAAGTCTGGAAGGCGGCGCTCGCGTCGCCGTGGGATCGGCCGGCGGTGTGGTTCCACGGCGACATCGCGAGCGGGAACCTGCTGGTCCGGGACGGGCGTCTGGCCGCGGTCATCGACTTCGGTACGTCCGGCGTCGGCGATCCCGCCTGCGACCTGGTGATCGCCTACGGATTCTTCTCCGGTACGTCACGCGAGGTGTTCCGCGAAGCGGTCGGCCAGGACGACGCGATGTGGGCACGCGCTCGTGGCTGGGCGCTGTGGAAAGCACTCATCACCGAGAACCTGCCGATCATCGACGTCGTTCTGGCCGATCACGTCAGACAAACGCGCTGA
- a CDS encoding MarR family winged helix-turn-helix transcriptional regulator, translating to MTSSREELAAEIQEQLIRVIAALVLYNHAVSAKVGLGASDSQFMTLLRAHGPLTPRQLADHTGLTSGTITGVIDRLEAHGFVTREADPTDRRKVVVTPALEKIQETMVPLYAEQGARLQGVLASRTDDELRVILRFLSDAVDNSADPG from the coding sequence ATGACCAGTAGCCGAGAAGAGCTCGCCGCCGAGATCCAGGAGCAGCTGATCCGGGTCATCGCGGCGCTCGTGCTGTACAACCACGCGGTGTCCGCCAAGGTCGGTCTGGGCGCCAGCGACTCGCAGTTCATGACGCTGCTGCGCGCGCACGGACCGCTGACGCCGCGGCAGCTGGCCGACCACACCGGCCTTACCTCCGGCACGATCACCGGCGTTATCGACCGGCTCGAAGCGCACGGGTTCGTCACCCGCGAGGCCGATCCGACCGACCGCCGCAAGGTCGTCGTGACGCCGGCCCTGGAAAAGATCCAGGAGACGATGGTCCCGCTGTACGCCGAGCAGGGCGCGCGGCTCCAGGGCGTACTGGCGTCCCGGACCGATGACGAACTCCGGGTGATCCTGCGGTTCCTGTCGGACGCGGTCGACAACTCTGCAGACCCGGGCTAA
- a CDS encoding MarR family winged helix-turn-helix transcriptional regulator: MDTGTRWLNAEQQVAWRAYLLGTARLMAKLDDDLRRFGIGINDYEILVRLSESPERRLRMADLADRLHQSRSRLTHTVGRLENAELVRRTSCTSDKRGVWAELTDAGFALLEQAAPYHVEGVRENLVDLAGTEDFAAVGRVFDAVAEHIGQR, from the coding sequence ATCGATACTGGGACTCGGTGGCTGAACGCCGAACAGCAGGTGGCGTGGCGTGCCTACCTGCTCGGAACCGCACGCCTGATGGCCAAGCTGGACGACGACCTGCGCCGGTTCGGCATCGGCATCAACGACTACGAGATCCTCGTTCGCCTGTCCGAGTCGCCCGAGCGACGGCTCCGGATGGCCGACCTGGCCGACCGGCTGCACCAGAGCCGGTCCCGGCTCACCCACACCGTCGGCCGCCTCGAGAACGCCGAGCTGGTCCGCCGGACGTCCTGCACGAGCGACAAGCGCGGCGTCTGGGCGGAGCTGACCGACGCGGGGTTCGCGCTACTCGAGCAGGCCGCGCCGTACCACGTCGAGGGCGTCCGGGAGAACCTGGTCGACCTGGCCGGCACCGAGGACTTCGCCGCGGTCGGCCGGGTGTTCGACGCGGTCGCGGAGCACATCGGCCAGCGCTGA
- a CDS encoding TetR family transcriptional regulator — MSAVTDPLVWEHVQPAAARRLLTGAIDAFAERGYQATTTRDIAARAGMSPAALYVHYPSKERLLFEISRYGHNAALNVLRAADPTISPPDRLAGSPEQSTPSERLRSLVAAFTAWHARHHTIARVVQYELAALSPEHLAEVATIRRAISYQIEQVLSDGVADGSFAVTDLPGTTLAVLSLSIDVARWYTPHRGDPEALGTLYADLAHRMVQA, encoded by the coding sequence GTGTCCGCAGTCACCGACCCGCTTGTCTGGGAGCATGTCCAGCCGGCCGCCGCCCGCCGGCTGCTGACCGGCGCCATCGACGCGTTCGCCGAGCGCGGGTACCAGGCCACAACCACCCGCGACATCGCCGCCCGCGCCGGTATGAGCCCCGCCGCCCTCTACGTGCACTACCCGTCGAAGGAACGCCTGCTCTTCGAGATCAGCCGCTACGGCCACAACGCCGCGCTGAACGTCCTCCGCGCGGCAGACCCCACCATCTCACCCCCGGACCGGCTCGCTGGATCGCCGGAGCAGTCGACTCCCTCAGAGCGGTTGCGGTCGCTGGTAGCTGCGTTCACCGCGTGGCATGCACGTCATCACACCATCGCCCGCGTGGTCCAGTACGAGCTCGCCGCCCTCTCCCCCGAGCACCTGGCCGAGGTGGCAACGATCCGCCGCGCCATCTCGTACCAGATCGAGCAGGTCCTGTCCGACGGAGTGGCCGACGGCTCGTTCGCCGTCACGGACCTTCCGGGCACCACACTCGCCGTACTGTCCCTGTCGATCGACGTAGCCCGCTGGTACACACCACACCGCGGCGACCCCGAAGCCCTCGGCACCCTGTACGCGGACCTCGCCCACCGCATGGTCCAGGCATAA
- a CDS encoding helix-turn-helix transcriptional regulator, producing MEVVRADRLLQIILLLQRHERLSARELGERLEVSTRTVLRDMEALSAAGVPVYSERGRNGGCVLLPGYRADVSELTPREAQALFAWSGRAALSEELGLRDALHTAMGKLAATLPVELQGDADALSSAIVVDRRRWFAEAEDTGALPVLRQAVVKQRRVRLRYASASEGVQQRTVDPWGLVEQAGRWYLVAAHRGAARMYRVSRVEQADILEEKADRPDGLDVRTEWERLRSALEKHRPVGVDVLVRVRPERLELIRRIASPMLAKGAVARDVPSDDEWPHVRMHFRVREAACGVLLGFSGDLEVLEPTELRERMLELAEAAVATYG from the coding sequence ATGGAAGTCGTGCGAGCGGACCGGTTGTTGCAGATCATCCTGTTGCTGCAGCGGCACGAGCGGCTGAGTGCCCGGGAGCTGGGCGAGCGGCTGGAGGTGTCGACGCGGACTGTCCTGCGGGACATGGAGGCACTGTCCGCGGCCGGTGTGCCGGTGTACAGCGAGCGCGGCCGCAACGGCGGCTGTGTGCTGTTGCCGGGGTACCGAGCCGACGTCAGTGAGTTGACGCCACGGGAGGCACAGGCGCTGTTTGCCTGGTCCGGACGTGCTGCGTTGTCGGAGGAGCTCGGACTGCGGGATGCGCTGCACACTGCGATGGGCAAGCTCGCCGCGACGCTGCCAGTCGAGCTGCAAGGGGACGCGGATGCGTTGTCCAGTGCGATCGTCGTAGACCGGCGCCGGTGGTTCGCGGAGGCCGAAGACACCGGTGCGCTACCAGTGCTGCGTCAGGCGGTGGTGAAGCAGCGGCGGGTACGGCTGCGGTACGCGTCGGCGAGTGAGGGCGTACAGCAACGAACTGTCGATCCGTGGGGGCTGGTAGAGCAGGCCGGCCGTTGGTACCTGGTGGCGGCTCATCGTGGGGCTGCACGGATGTACCGGGTCTCCAGGGTCGAACAGGCGGACATCCTGGAGGAGAAGGCCGATCGGCCGGACGGTCTGGACGTACGCACCGAGTGGGAGCGACTGCGGTCTGCTCTGGAGAAGCACCGGCCGGTGGGAGTCGACGTACTTGTTCGGGTCCGGCCGGAGCGGCTCGAGCTGATCCGGCGGATTGCTTCGCCGATGCTCGCGAAAGGTGCGGTGGCTCGCGACGTACCGAGTGACGACGAGTGGCCGCACGTACGAATGCACTTCCGGGTCCGAGAGGCCGCGTGCGGGGTACTGCTCGGTTTCTCCGGTGATCTGGAGGTGCTGGAGCCGACCGAGCTGCGCGAGCGGATGCTGGAGCTCGCCGAGGCGGCAGTCGCTACGTACGGCTGA
- a CDS encoding YceI family protein yields the protein MSDTTTGTPTSTIPGLAAGTYALDTAHTEIGFTVRHLMTKVRGTFQEFSGEIVVRDTIEGSTTNVSIELGSVHTRNEQRDGHLRSGDFFDAENSPKMTFVSTGIKAAGDDYILAGELTVKDVSKPIELAFEFLGVDQNAYGQTIIGFEASASISRKDWGIDFNVPLEGGKLLIGDKVDIHLDVQAALQA from the coding sequence ATGAGCGACACCACCACCGGCACCCCGACCAGCACCATCCCGGGCCTGGCCGCCGGCACGTACGCCCTCGACACGGCGCACACCGAGATCGGCTTCACCGTCCGGCACCTGATGACCAAGGTCCGTGGCACCTTCCAGGAGTTCAGCGGCGAGATCGTCGTCCGGGACACCATCGAGGGCTCCACCACCAACGTCTCCATCGAGCTCGGTTCCGTGCACACCCGGAACGAGCAGCGCGACGGGCACCTGCGCTCCGGCGACTTCTTCGACGCCGAGAACAGCCCGAAGATGACCTTCGTCAGCACCGGTATCAAGGCCGCGGGCGACGACTACATCCTGGCCGGTGAGCTGACGGTCAAGGACGTCAGCAAGCCGATCGAGCTGGCCTTCGAGTTCCTCGGCGTCGACCAGAACGCCTACGGCCAGACCATCATCGGTTTCGAGGCCTCCGCGTCGATCAGCCGCAAGGACTGGGGCATCGACTTCAACGTGCCGCTCGAGGGCGGCAAGCTGCTGATCGGTGACAAGGTGGACATCCACCTCGACGTACAGGCCGCCCTGCAGGCCTGA
- a CDS encoding acyl-CoA dehydrogenase family protein, with product MERVIFSEDHHAFRASAKEYCDRSLVPRMEQFLEEKTLDRAVWLEAGKQGFLGLDVPEEYGGSSVGDYRFNAVFAEELSKVSASLSSCFGIHYDCAAPYLVDLGTEEQKQRWLPKFCSGEYVAAIGMTEPSGGSDLAALKTSAKKTDGGWVLNGSKTFITNGDMADLVIVAARTDPSKGAKGITLFVVEEGMDGFARGRKLDKVGQTESGTSELFFEDVFVADDNVLGTVDRGFIHMMERLAQERVGAAVSNIAHATQILAETIEYVKERKAFGQPVGSFQYNKFLVAELVTKAEVTQAYVDNAIVAHDEDRLSAVDAAKVKWWSASVQNEILDACVQLHGGYGYMNEYRVARAWRDARVTKIWAGSNEIMKELIGRDLGL from the coding sequence ATGGAGCGCGTCATCTTCAGCGAGGACCATCACGCGTTCCGGGCCAGTGCGAAGGAGTACTGCGACCGCTCGCTGGTGCCGCGGATGGAGCAGTTCCTGGAGGAGAAGACGCTCGACCGCGCGGTCTGGCTGGAAGCCGGCAAGCAGGGTTTCCTCGGGCTGGACGTCCCGGAGGAGTACGGCGGTTCGAGCGTCGGCGACTACCGGTTCAACGCGGTCTTCGCGGAGGAGCTGTCGAAGGTGTCCGCGTCGCTGTCGAGTTGCTTCGGCATCCACTACGACTGCGCCGCGCCGTACCTGGTGGATCTCGGCACCGAGGAGCAGAAGCAGCGCTGGTTGCCGAAGTTCTGCTCCGGTGAGTACGTGGCCGCGATCGGGATGACCGAGCCGTCCGGCGGCTCCGACCTGGCCGCGCTGAAGACGAGCGCGAAGAAGACCGACGGCGGCTGGGTGCTGAACGGGTCGAAGACCTTCATCACGAACGGCGACATGGCCGATCTGGTCATCGTCGCGGCCCGGACCGACCCGTCGAAGGGCGCGAAGGGCATCACCCTGTTCGTGGTCGAGGAGGGGATGGACGGTTTCGCCCGTGGCCGCAAGCTGGACAAGGTCGGCCAGACCGAGTCGGGTACGTCGGAGCTCTTCTTCGAGGACGTTTTCGTTGCCGATGACAACGTGCTCGGTACCGTCGACCGCGGCTTCATCCACATGATGGAGCGGCTCGCGCAGGAGCGGGTGGGTGCCGCCGTGTCGAACATCGCGCATGCCACCCAGATCCTGGCCGAGACGATCGAGTACGTGAAGGAGCGGAAGGCCTTCGGGCAGCCGGTCGGCTCCTTCCAGTACAACAAGTTCCTGGTCGCCGAGCTGGTCACCAAGGCCGAGGTCACCCAGGCGTACGTCGACAACGCGATCGTCGCGCACGACGAGGACCGGCTGTCCGCGGTCGACGCGGCGAAGGTGAAGTGGTGGAGCGCCAGCGTGCAGAACGAGATCCTGGACGCGTGCGTGCAACTGCACGGTGGGTACGGGTACATGAACGAGTACCGAGTCGCGCGCGCCTGGCGGGATGCCCGGGTGACGAAGATCTGGGCCGGTAGCAACGAGATCATGAAGGAACTGATCGGGAGAGATCTCGGTCTCTGA
- a CDS encoding SDR family oxidoreductase, translating into MGLDGRTAIVTGASRGIGLAIARRLVRDGARVVITGRTQETLDQAVQTLGGREHALAVAGKAADPEHRSQVVAAAVATYGSVDLLVNNAGINPIYGKLLDVDQTVAAKMVDTNVLAAIAWVKACRDAWMRAHGGAVVNLSSVAGLSPSPGIGWYGATKAMLSRVTQELAVELAPEIRVNAVAPAVVKTKFAGALYEGREDKVAATYPLGRLGRPEDVASLVWFLLSDEASWITGQTVTVDGGLTLKGGIS; encoded by the coding sequence ATGGGCCTCGACGGCCGGACGGCGATCGTCACCGGAGCGTCCCGCGGCATCGGGCTGGCGATCGCGCGGCGCCTCGTGCGGGACGGTGCGCGAGTGGTGATCACCGGCCGTACCCAGGAGACGCTCGACCAGGCCGTGCAGACGCTGGGCGGCCGGGAGCACGCGCTGGCCGTGGCCGGCAAGGCGGCCGATCCGGAGCACCGGTCGCAGGTGGTCGCGGCGGCAGTGGCGACGTACGGGTCGGTGGACCTGCTGGTGAACAACGCCGGCATCAACCCGATCTACGGGAAGCTGCTCGACGTCGATCAGACGGTCGCGGCCAAGATGGTGGACACCAACGTGCTGGCCGCGATCGCCTGGGTGAAGGCGTGCCGGGACGCGTGGATGCGCGCGCACGGTGGCGCCGTGGTGAATCTGTCGTCGGTGGCCGGCCTGTCACCGTCGCCCGGGATCGGCTGGTACGGCGCGACCAAGGCGATGCTGTCCCGGGTAACGCAGGAGCTGGCGGTCGAGCTGGCGCCGGAGATCCGGGTGAACGCGGTGGCCCCGGCGGTGGTGAAGACCAAGTTCGCCGGGGCGCTCTACGAAGGCCGCGAGGACAAGGTGGCGGCGACGTACCCCCTGGGCCGGTTGGGGCGACCGGAGGACGTCGCGTCGCTGGTGTGGTTCCTGCTGTCCGACGAGGCGTCGTGGATCACCGGCCAGACAGTCACCGTCGACGGCGGCCTCACCCTCAAAGGTGGGATCAGCTAG
- a CDS encoding FAD-dependent oxidoreductase, with product MKVLVIGGGTGGLALAHGLKRAGIEVSVYERDALRTEGLHGYRVGIDPDGSRALHGLLPKELYDTFVATKARDPKYFNMLTENFKEVLSMQVEPSTDPIESEKSISRMTLRQVLLTGLEDVVEFGREFTRFEQHGDRVTAHFADGTQATGDLLVAADGAHSRVRRQYLPHADIEETGIIAIAGKLPITAESAKLVPPKVFEGISMINAPRGLFCILHVMEFQWDRDGRVKHGIGGNTEELIRRWPGLQFDNTRDYINWGVSATRDKLPANVMELRGEELVKLTLDLTPDWHPDLRRLFELTDPGTCFPVNIWTSAPVEPWPTTNVTLIGDAIHTMTPGRGVGANTALRDAVNLCRALIDVRDGKRELIPAVNAYEAKMIEYGFDAVFKSRAQMTSDDPMHKPVIGRIALAVMRTGMRAVNHLPPVKRRMRDSMLAYRGANRDELTLEITPAQAQR from the coding sequence ATGAAGGTGCTGGTGATCGGTGGCGGAACCGGAGGGCTGGCGCTTGCGCACGGCCTGAAGCGGGCCGGCATCGAGGTGTCGGTGTACGAGCGGGACGCGTTGCGGACCGAAGGCCTGCACGGCTATCGGGTCGGCATCGACCCGGATGGCAGCCGGGCCCTGCACGGGCTGCTGCCGAAGGAGCTGTACGACACGTTCGTGGCCACCAAGGCCCGCGACCCGAAGTACTTCAACATGCTCACGGAGAACTTCAAGGAGGTCCTGTCGATGCAGGTCGAGCCGTCGACGGACCCGATCGAGAGCGAGAAGTCGATCAGCCGGATGACGCTTCGGCAGGTACTGCTCACCGGCCTGGAGGATGTCGTCGAGTTCGGCAGAGAGTTCACCAGGTTCGAGCAGCACGGCGATCGGGTCACCGCCCATTTCGCCGACGGTACGCAGGCCACGGGCGATCTTCTTGTCGCCGCGGACGGCGCGCACTCCCGCGTACGCCGCCAGTATCTGCCGCACGCGGACATCGAGGAGACCGGGATCATCGCGATCGCCGGAAAGCTGCCGATCACCGCGGAGAGCGCGAAGCTGGTGCCGCCGAAGGTGTTCGAGGGCATCTCGATGATCAACGCGCCGCGGGGGCTGTTCTGCATCCTGCACGTGATGGAGTTCCAGTGGGACCGCGACGGCCGGGTGAAGCACGGGATCGGCGGCAACACCGAGGAGCTGATCCGGCGCTGGCCCGGGCTGCAGTTCGACAACACCCGCGACTACATCAACTGGGGTGTGTCGGCGACCCGGGACAAGCTGCCCGCGAATGTCATGGAGCTGCGCGGCGAGGAGCTGGTGAAGCTCACGCTGGACCTGACGCCGGACTGGCATCCGGACCTTCGCCGGTTGTTCGAACTGACCGATCCCGGCACCTGTTTCCCGGTCAACATCTGGACTTCGGCGCCGGTCGAGCCCTGGCCGACGACGAACGTCACGCTGATCGGTGACGCGATTCACACCATGACGCCAGGCCGTGGCGTCGGCGCGAACACCGCGCTGCGCGACGCCGTGAACCTGTGCCGGGCGCTGATCGACGTACGCGACGGGAAACGCGAACTGATCCCGGCCGTGAACGCCTACGAGGCCAAGATGATCGAGTACGGCTTCGATGCGGTATTCAAGTCACGTGCTCAGATGACGTCGGACGATCCGATGCACAAGCCCGTGATCGGCCGGATCGCCTTGGCGGTGATGCGTACGGGCATGCGCGCGGTGAACCATCTTCCTCCGGTCAAGCGACGGATGCGGGACTCGATGCTGGCCTACCGCGGCGCCAACCGGGACGAGCTGACCCTGGAGATCACGCCGGCTCAGGCACAACGGTAG
- a CDS encoding acetyl-CoA C-acetyltransferase translates to MPEAVIVSTARSPIGRAYKGSLASIRPDDLAVQMIQAAVAKAGLTGDQIEDLALGCAEPHDEHGGNLARRVAVQLGWDNTPATTVNRFCASSTQTARMAYHAIKAGEGDIFVSAGVECVSRYKNFGSAGVGDPSSFNPVFTDAVARTEKYAESNDTWHDPRQDGLIPDIYISMGQTAENVATLRGISRADQDVFGVRSQNLAEKAINNGFFEREITPVTLPDGTVVSKDDGPRAGTTLEKVSQLQPVFRPDGTVTAGNCCPLNDGAAAVVIMSDTKARELGLTPLARIVSTGVSGLSPEIMGLGPVEASKQALARAGMSIDDIDLVEINEAFAVQVIGSARELGIDEDKLNVHGGAIALGHPFGSTGARIMTTLVNGLQFEDKQFGLETMCVGGGQGMAIVLERLS, encoded by the coding sequence ATGCCTGAAGCAGTGATTGTTTCTACCGCCCGCTCGCCGATCGGACGCGCCTACAAGGGGTCGCTGGCCTCGATCCGGCCGGACGATCTGGCGGTCCAGATGATCCAGGCCGCGGTCGCGAAGGCCGGGCTGACCGGTGACCAGATCGAGGATCTGGCGCTCGGCTGCGCGGAGCCGCACGACGAGCACGGCGGGAACCTGGCTCGCCGGGTCGCGGTGCAGCTCGGCTGGGACAACACGCCCGCGACCACGGTGAACCGGTTCTGCGCGTCGTCGACGCAGACCGCGCGGATGGCGTACCACGCGATCAAGGCGGGCGAGGGCGACATCTTCGTCAGTGCCGGCGTCGAGTGCGTGTCCCGGTACAAGAACTTCGGCTCCGCCGGGGTCGGTGATCCGAGCTCGTTCAACCCGGTCTTCACCGACGCGGTGGCGCGCACGGAGAAGTACGCCGAGAGCAACGACACCTGGCACGATCCGCGCCAGGACGGGCTGATCCCGGACATCTACATCTCGATGGGCCAGACCGCGGAGAACGTGGCGACGCTGCGCGGGATCAGCCGCGCGGACCAGGACGTGTTCGGCGTCCGCTCGCAGAACCTGGCCGAGAAGGCGATCAACAACGGGTTCTTCGAGCGCGAGATCACGCCGGTGACGCTGCCGGACGGGACCGTGGTCAGCAAGGACGACGGCCCGCGGGCCGGGACGACGCTGGAGAAGGTCAGCCAGCTGCAGCCGGTGTTCCGTCCGGACGGCACCGTGACGGCCGGCAACTGCTGCCCGCTGAATGACGGCGCCGCCGCGGTCGTGATCATGAGCGACACCAAGGCCCGCGAGCTCGGGCTGACTCCGCTGGCCCGGATCGTGTCGACCGGTGTCAGCGGACTGTCGCCGGAGATCATGGGCCTCGGTCCGGTCGAGGCGTCGAAGCAGGCGCTGGCCCGGGCGGGGATGAGCATCGACGACATCGACCTGGTCGAGATCAACGAGGCGTTCGCCGTGCAGGTGATCGGTTCGGCGCGGGAGCTCGGGATCGACGAGGACAAGCTGAACGTGCACGGCGGCGCGATCGCGCTCGGCCATCCGTTCGGGTCGACCGGCGCGCGGATCATGACCACGCTGGTGAACGGGTTGCAGTTCGAGGACAAGCAGTTCGGTCTCGAGACCATGTGCGTCGGCGGTGGTCAGGGGATGGCGATCGTTCTCGAGCGCCTCAGCTGA
- a CDS encoding TIGR03086 family metal-binding protein, with the protein MNAIDPRPLFVRALDQAEQLIGGTDPDHYNLQTPCDDYDVRTLENHLLSVLTRIDLALRGGDPLTIPVIATGVDDIPASWKERRTTLDGTIANDAVLEQICTLPWGTLPGAAALAGYTGELTTHAWDLAKATGRLDELDQDLAAQVLPIVRRSIPAEERGGRVPFGPVVQVADDASPYDQLAAWQGRQP; encoded by the coding sequence ATGAACGCAATCGATCCTCGCCCGCTGTTCGTCCGCGCCCTGGACCAGGCCGAGCAGCTCATCGGCGGCACCGATCCTGATCACTACAACCTGCAAACCCCGTGCGACGACTACGACGTCCGTACGCTCGAGAACCATCTGCTCAGCGTGCTCACCCGCATCGACCTGGCTCTGCGCGGCGGCGACCCATTGACGATTCCCGTCATCGCCACCGGCGTCGACGACATCCCGGCCAGCTGGAAAGAACGCCGGACGACACTCGACGGCACAATCGCGAACGACGCCGTACTCGAGCAGATCTGCACGCTGCCCTGGGGGACGCTGCCCGGCGCGGCGGCCCTCGCCGGCTACACCGGTGAGCTGACCACGCATGCCTGGGACCTGGCCAAGGCCACTGGCCGTCTCGACGAGCTGGATCAGGACCTGGCGGCTCAGGTACTTCCGATCGTGCGCCGGTCCATTCCGGCCGAGGAGCGCGGTGGGCGGGTTCCGTTCGGCCCGGTAGTACAGGTCGCGGACGACGCGTCGCCGTACGACCAGCTGGCCGCCTGGCAGGGACGTCAGCCCTAG
- a CDS encoding GNAT family N-acetyltransferase: protein MTTGALVRLATGDDAEGVAAVRRVVYPYKAMSAAATRHMITVQSPGERFLPLVAERDGELIGWGSAGLNVWTSEPGQSELSIYVHPEHRKRGIGSALAERLHQHLTEVGALRVRTFVQPDGLEFARNLGYDGTRQMHYAGVELGSLPVQPETPDGIELVTFDTVDPRAAYTADTISSLDEPSDSPLDAVEYDQWLEEIWNSPAMDKSLSVAAMAGDEIASFTVVETDTDRMWSGMTGTVPAHRGRGLAKLVKSVALRRAAAAGITAAYTSNDDVNAPMLAINNWLGYRRVQTEHGLLRSL from the coding sequence ATGACTACTGGGGCGCTGGTCCGGCTGGCAACAGGTGATGACGCCGAGGGCGTGGCAGCGGTCCGGCGGGTGGTGTACCCGTACAAGGCGATGTCAGCGGCGGCGACGCGGCACATGATCACCGTGCAGTCGCCGGGGGAGCGGTTCCTGCCACTGGTCGCGGAGCGGGACGGCGAGCTGATCGGCTGGGGATCGGCCGGGCTGAACGTCTGGACCAGTGAACCGGGCCAGAGCGAGCTGAGCATCTATGTACATCCCGAGCACCGCAAGCGCGGCATCGGCAGCGCACTGGCCGAGCGGCTGCACCAGCACCTGACTGAGGTCGGAGCGCTTCGGGTCCGGACCTTCGTCCAGCCGGACGGCCTGGAGTTCGCTCGGAACCTCGGGTACGACGGTACGCGGCAGATGCACTACGCCGGAGTGGAGCTCGGCTCGCTGCCCGTGCAACCGGAGACACCGGACGGGATCGAGTTGGTGACGTTCGACACCGTCGACCCGCGGGCCGCGTACACCGCTGACACGATCTCCTCGCTGGACGAGCCGAGTGACTCACCATTGGACGCCGTCGAGTACGACCAGTGGCTGGAGGAGATCTGGAACAGCCCGGCGATGGACAAGTCACTGAGCGTCGCGGCAATGGCAGGTGACGAGATCGCGTCCTTCACGGTCGTCGAAACCGACACCGACCGGATGTGGTCGGGCATGACCGGAACAGTCCCGGCACATCGCGGCCGCGGCTTGGCCAAGCTGGTCAAGTCAGTTGCCCTCCGTCGCGCCGCCGCGGCCGGCATCACCGCCGCGTACACCTCCAACGACGACGTCAACGCCCCGATGCTTGCCATCAACAACTGGCTCGGCTACCGCCGCGTACAGACCGAACACGGCCTGCTCCGCTCGCTGTGA